In a single window of the Drosophila albomicans strain 15112-1751.03 chromosome 3, ASM965048v2, whole genome shotgun sequence genome:
- the LOC117568847 gene encoding poly(A) polymerase type 3 translates to MWNSEPTRQQHQPHNGNTTSGGAQPAKQLGMTSAISLAEPRPEDLLRTEELSKSLEPYKVFESQDELNHRMEILAKLNTLVKQWVKDISVSKNMPEAAAEKLGGKIYTFGSYRLGVHHKGADIDALCVAPRNIERTDYFQSFFEVLKKQPEVTECRSVEEAFVPVIKMNFDGIEIDLLFARLSLKEIPDDFDLRDDNLLKNLDPRSVRSLNGCRVTDEILALVPNIENFRLALRTIKLWAKKHGIYSNSLGYFGGVTWAMLVARTCQLYPNAAAATLVHKFFLVFSRWKWPNPVLLKHPDNVNLRFQVWDPRVNASDRYHLMPIITPAYPQQNSTFNVSESTKKVILTEFNRGMSITDEIMLGRVSWDRLFEAPSFFYRYRHFIVLLVNSQTADDHLEWCGLVESKVRLLIGNLERNPHIALAHVNPKSFELKKAVGGNNSQNNSGNEDELKQQQQQPSHAAITTSPFCSLWFIGLEFERSENLNIDLTESIQNFTEHVIMHGVNIKMLKEGMAIDARHVKRKQLSLYLDSDFLKRERKSMESHNTFNNTLMANRKRLSTELAQSQEPSPTGQATGGNHRGRESGAKVHRLSESLTEDNSNASSDMGGTTPNTPTAAQMNAPSFKATGKNGADSSSCMDTTDQAGIHNNGSNNNSGGGSSSSSSNNSAASNNNKNTTTAEVACS, encoded by the exons GCCATTAGCTTGGCAGAGCCGCGACCAGAAGATCTGCTCCGTACAGAGGAGCTGAGCAAATCGCTGGAGCCATACAAGGTGTTTGAGAGCCAGGATGAGCTTAATCATCGCATGGAAATCCTGGCCAAATTGAATACACTGGTCAAGCAGTGGGTCAAAGATATATCCGTTAGCAAGAACATGCCCGAGGCAGCAGCCGAGAAGCTGGGCGGCAAAATCTATACATTTGGGTCGTATCGACTGGGTGTGCATCATAAGGGTGCTGATATTGATGCCCTCTGTGTGGCACCGCGCAACATTGAGCGCACCGATTACTTCCAAAGCTTCTTTGAGGTGCTGAAGAAACAGCCCGAGGTCACCGAATGCCGTTCGGTTGAGGAGGCCTTTGTGCCGGTCATTAAAATGAACTTTGATGGCATCGAGATCGATTTACTATTTGCACGTCTATCGCTCAAAGAAATACCCGATGACTTTGATCTGCGCGATGATAATCTGCTCAAGAATCTTGATCCTCGTTCGGTGCGCAGTCTTAACGGCTGCCGTGTCACTGACGAGATTCTCGCTTTGGTGCCCAACATTGAAAACTTTCGTCTAGCATTGCGCACCATCAAATTATGGGCCAAGA aGCATGGCATCTATTCCAATTCCTTGGGCTATTTCGGCGGTGTGACCTGGGCAATGCTAGTGGCACGTACCTGCCAGCTTTATCcaaatgctgcagctgctACCTTGGTGCACAAGTTCTTTTTGGTATTCTCGCGCTGGAAGTGGCCCAACCCCGTCTTGCTAAAGCATCCCGATAACGTCAACCTGCGTTTCCAG GTTTGGGATCCACGTGTCAACGCTTCGGACCGGTATCATTTGATGCCAATTATAACACCCGCATATCCACAACAAAACTCCACATTCAATGTGTCCGAGTCTACGAAGAAGGTCATATTGACCGAATTTAACCGTGGCATGAGCATCACCGATGAAATCATGCTGGGACGCGTCAGCTGGGATCGTCTTTTCGAGGCGCCCAGCTTCTTCTACAGATATCGCCACTTTATTGTGCTGCTTGTTAACTCCCAAACAGCTGACGATCACTTGGAATGGTGCGGTCTCGTTGAGTCCAAGGTGCGCCTGCTCATTGGCAATCTTGAGCGCAATCCTCACATTGCACTTGCCCATGTCAATCCAAAAAGTTTCGAGCTAAAGAAAGCCGTTGGCGGTAACAATTCACaaaacaacagcggcaacgaAGACGAactgaagcaacagcagcagcagccatctCATGCCGCAATCACAACTTCACCATTCTGTTCACTTTGGTTCATTGGGCTCGAATTCGAGCGTTCCGAGAACCTCAACATTGACCTCACCGAGAGTATACAAAACTTCACCGAGCATGTCATCATGCATGGCGTCAACATCAAAATGCTGAAGGAGGGCATGGCTATCGATGCGCGCCATGTCAAGCGCAAACAACTATCGCTCTATCTTGATTCGGACTTCCTCAAACGTGAGCGCAAGTCGATGGAAAGTCACAACACTTTTAACAACACTCTAATGGCCAATCGCAAGCGCCTCTCCACTGAGCTAGCACAGTCACAAGAACCGTCACCCACAGGCCAAGCTACTGGCGGCAATCATCGTGGACGTGAAAGCGGTGCCAAAGTGCATCGACTTAGCGAGTCG TTAACTGAGGACAATTCAAATGCCTCCAGCGATATGGGCGGTACAACACCAAACACTCCAACAGCAGCGCAAATGAATGCGCCTAGCTTCAAAGCAACTGGTAAAAATGGTGCAgatagcagcagctgcatgGATACAACAGATCAGGCAGGGATTCATAATAAtggtagcaacaacaatagcggcggcggcagtagtagcagcagcagcaacaacagtgctgccagcaacaataacaaaaatacaaccACAGCCGAGGTGGCATGCTCGTGA
- the LOC117568849 gene encoding uncharacterized protein DDB_G0283357-like encodes MPQAAQHQHTPQPQSQQQPAPPPQSSSSSHHHHHKFRKNNNAAAAAASNSIFNQRSILHATSSLSAALSITGHKRKQASTTTAATATATTTAVAAATFAASNSNKNGNSGSNVGGGNNNLCYYIDDDDDNNQQNQQQQQPPTQKTQKQQLQQQQQQPHVVARANMPSATTSAATAAATAAPTISL; translated from the exons ATGCCACAAGCAGCACAGCATCAGCATAcgccacagccacagtcacaacagcagccagcgcCGCCACCGCAGTCATCGTCGTCTTcacaccatcatcatcataagtttcgcaagaacaacaatgcgGCTGCAGCGGCTGCGTCTAATAGCATTTTTAACCAGCGTTCAATATTGCATGCGACTTCGAGTCTATCGGCTGCTTTAAGCATAACGGGACATAAGCGCAAGCAAGcatcaaccacaacagcagcaacagcgacggcaacaacaacagcagtagcagcggcaacatttgctgcttctaacagcaataaaaatggcaacagtggcagcaacgttggcggtggcaacaacaatttatgctATTACattgatgacgacgatgacaacaaccaacagaatcaacaacagcaacaaccacctacacaaaaaacacagaaacagcaacttcagcaacaacaacagcaaccgcatGTCGTTGCCAGAGCTAATATGCCATCTGCAACAACatcggcagcaacagcagccgcaacagcgGCGCCGACAATTTCTT TGTAA
- the LOC117568502 gene encoding uncharacterized protein LOC117568502, which yields MEGFEYVVNPPVLPKVAFGTTMDREVMPTSGPFMNSFMRSQLPEGRPHPSPLDYDCAKPIGFKYPSNAGFSALANKMPRLPVVREQIIPPMGTYEATPWILRAGYTFDRQVVPKAKWVTPGPSTYSIHKKYPNWKMETAFGTCRIIWPAVAIFCGPTNAAQCIICHQRPVGDYFHSFASDKDMCRKCMHAEVSANKQCSLSVTERFRKRREIKLFVPARYCGFFHDHNGTNAAVELTSRKQLRDKIKTENYLYRFDSKVE from the exons ATGGAGG GTTTCGAGTATGTGGTCAACCCGCCAGTGCTGCCAAAAGTCGCCTTTGGCACAACTATGGATCGTGAGGTTATGCCCACGAGCGGCCCCTTTATGAATAGCTTCATGAGGTCACAATTGCCGGAGGGACGTCCACATCCCAGTCCACTTGATTATGACTGTGCGAAACCCATTGGATTTAAG TACCCTTCCAATGCAGGTTTCTCAGCTTTGGCTAATAAAATGCCTCGTCTGCCCGTTGTCCGTGAACAAATAATTCCACCCATGGGCACCTATGAAGCCACACCATGGATCCTTCGAGCGGGCTACACCTTTGATAGGCAAGTGGTGCCAAAGGCAAAGTGGGTGACTCCAGG acCCTCAACGTATTCGATTCATAAGAAATATCCGAATTGGAAAATGGAAACTGCTTTTGGGACATGTCGCATCATCTGGCCAGCGGTTGCCATCTTCTGTGGCCCTACTAATGCAGCTCAATGCATAATTTGTCACCAACGCCCTGTCGGCGATTATTTCCATAGTTTTGCCAGCGATAAGGATATGTGTCGGAAATGTATGCATGCCGAGGTATCGGCCAACAAACAATGTAGCCTCAGTGTCACGGAACGCTTTAGGAAACGACGCGagattaaattgtttgttccTGCTCGATATTGTGGATTCTTCCATGATCATAACGGCACAAACGCCGCCGTCGAATTGACTTCTCGTAAACAACTGCGAGACAAGATCAAGACCGAAAATTATTTGTACCGCTTTGACAGCAAAGTAGAGTAA